In the genome of Xenopus laevis strain J_2021 chromosome 1S, Xenopus_laevis_v10.1, whole genome shotgun sequence, one region contains:
- the ube2l3.S gene encoding ubiquitin conjugating enzyme E2 L3 S homeolog, protein MAASRRLMKELEEIRKSGMKNFRNIQVDEANLLTWQGLIVPDNPPYDKGAFRIEINFPAEYPFKPPKITFKTKIYHPNIDEKGQVCLPVISAENWKPATKTDQVIQSLIALVNDPQPEHPLRADLAEEYSKDRKKFCKNAEEFTKKYGEKRPVD, encoded by the exons atggcggccagCAGGAGGCTGATGAAG GAGCTTGAAGAGATCCGCAAATCTGGGATGAAAAATTTCCGTAATATACAGGTGGACGAAGCTAATTTACTGACCTGGCAGGGACTTATCGTTCCA GACAATCCTCCATATGACAAGGGAGCTTTTCGGATTGAAATCAACTTCCCAGCAGAATACCCATTTAAACCCCCCAAGATAACATTTAAAACCAAAATATATCATCCGAATATCGATGAGAAGGGCCAGGTGTGTCTGCCAGTGATCAGTGCTGAAAACTGGAAACCAGCAACCAAAACTGACCAAG TCATCCAGTCACTCATTGCCCTGGTCAACGACCCCCAACCAGAGCACCCACTGCGTGCAGACCTAGCCGAAGAATACTCAAAAGACCGTAAAAAATTCTGTAAGAATGCCGAAGAGTTTACAAAGAAATATGGAGAGAAACGACCAGTGGACTAG
- the ydjc.S gene encoding carbohydrate deacetylase isoform X1, which produces MSQEPRIKLVVTGDDFGYCPHRDKGIVDCFHAKVVTNVSLIINGSSAASAASLARRYNIPIGLHANLSEGLPVCAELKQNSSLINFKGVFHGKMGIRKILSQGLLDMLEVRKELCAQIKLFRELTGMNPQHMDSHQHVHVLPGIREVFAQILEENRIHYTRIPVQLGLYRCTWIPDTLMEFYKGVEEDAIYAVEIFKKHGIRWPDLYIGLSTMGKNMSTYNIHEAIRHGVCSWQSTIATLPDITRSVSIELMTHPGYPSIPEEGGCGEGPDDFSQSLDRLHELEVLKSTSLQSFFLGNGVQLCAFRDL; this is translated from the exons ATGTCTCAGGAACCAAGAATCAAACTGGTGGTCACAGGAGATGACTTTGGTTACTGCCCTCATAGGGATAAAGGGATTGTGGACTGTTTCCATGCAAAGGTTGTAACTAATGTGTCCCTTATTATTAATGGCAGCTCTGCTGCTAGCGCAGCCAGCCTAGCTCGGAG ATATAATATCCCGATTGGCTTGCATGCCAATCTCTCTGAGGGACTCCCAGTgtgtgcagaactcaagcagaattcatctttaataaatttcaagGGTGTTTTTCATGGCAAAATGGGAATCAGGAAAATATTATCTCAAGGTCTCCTTGATATGTTGGAG GTCAGAAAGGAGCTATGTGCACAGATCAAGCTTTTCCGTGAGCTGACTGGGATGAACCCACAACATATGGATAGCCATCAACATGTTCACGTGCTACCAG GAATTCGAGAGGTGTTTGCTCAAATACTAGAGGAAAATAGGATTCATTATACTCGAATTCCTGTGCAACTCGGTCTGTACAGATGTACCTGGATTCCTGACACATTAATGGAGTTTTACAAAGGGGTAGAGGAAGATGCCATATATgcagttgagatttttaagaAGCACGGAATTAG GTGGCCTGATCTCTACATTGGTTTAAGTACTATGGGGAAGAACATGTCAACATATAATATACATGAAGCCATCAGGCATGGGGTTTGTTCTTGGCAAAGCACTATTGCAACACTACCTGACATCACCAGAAGTGTGAGCATTGAGCTGATGACCCACCCAGGGTACCCTAGTATTCCTGAAGAGGGCGGATGCGGAGAGGGCCCGGATGACTTCTCCCAATCTTTAGACCGACTCCATGAGTTGGAGGTGCTGAAGAGCACATCACTGCAGAGTTTCTTCCTAGGGAATGGAGTGCAGCTGTGTGCATTCAGAGATCTatga
- the ydjc.S gene encoding carbohydrate deacetylase isoform X2 has product MSQEPRIKLVVTGDDFGYCPHRDKGIVDCFHAKVVTNVSLIINGSSAASAASLARRYNIPIGLHANLSEGLPVCAELKQNSSLINFKGVFHGKMGIRKILSQGLLDMLEVRKELCAQIKLFRELTGMNPQHMDSHQHVHVLPASWQQRVLSFNNPVIFFTCHSYH; this is encoded by the exons ATGTCTCAGGAACCAAGAATCAAACTGGTGGTCACAGGAGATGACTTTGGTTACTGCCCTCATAGGGATAAAGGGATTGTGGACTGTTTCCATGCAAAGGTTGTAACTAATGTGTCCCTTATTATTAATGGCAGCTCTGCTGCTAGCGCAGCCAGCCTAGCTCGGAG ATATAATATCCCGATTGGCTTGCATGCCAATCTCTCTGAGGGACTCCCAGTgtgtgcagaactcaagcagaattcatctttaataaatttcaagGGTGTTTTTCATGGCAAAATGGGAATCAGGAAAATATTATCTCAAGGTCTCCTTGATATGTTGGAG GTCAGAAAGGAGCTATGTGCACAGATCAAGCTTTTCCGTGAGCTGACTGGGATGAACCCACAACATATGGATAGCCATCAACATGTTCACGTGCTACCAG CATCATGGCAACAACGTGTGCTAAGCTTCAATAACCCAGTTATCTTTTTCACCTGCCACTCTTATCATTGA